The Poriferisphaera corsica DNA segment TGATCTTGCCGTCATACTTGGCGATGCGATCCAGATACGCCTGCGTCATTTCGACAGCCGACACCTCTTTCCCTGTTACCGCTTCCCGCACCTCACTTAACGTCGTCTTGGTAATATCCATTGCCATTCAATTCCATGTATAGCTTCAACTCGAGACATGCTGCGAATAAATAAAAGCCGCATTATGTCACGCGTATGATTTTTAATTCACACTTCTAAAATTAAGCCCCGGAGCCTTCACCCAAAACCTTGGGGACCTCGAAGTACGCATCATCACTTGCAGGTGCATTCTTTAAAGCATCCTTCGTCGAGATACCGTCCACTTCAATGTCTTCACGCAGGACATTGCTCATGTCCATCGCGTGAGCCATCGGCTCCACACCCTCAACGTCCAGCTCATTCAGTTTGCTGATATATCCCAGCACTGCTTCTAGCTGTTCCGTGAAATGATGGATCTCATCATCGTTCAAGCGCAAGCGGCTTAATTTCGCCACATGCCTTACGTCTTCTTCTGTGATTTTCTGCTCACTCATAGTCTCAACAGGATACCAGAAACTGCCCTCTTAGGAGTCCGCGCCCACTTTTTCACCATCCATTCTCTCTTCGCGTTCAGCTCACCGAGTCGATACTTTCGCTCTCCGCCTTCGAGCCCCGACAAATACCCAACAAACCTGCATAATCCACCGACCAACACCAGTTTAGACCCCATATTTGCCCCCCACTCACACTCACCACTATCATACGCTCATGGCTGATACAAAAATCCTCGATTTCTTCGACAACCCCAATGGAACAGACGGTTCCGCTCACCCCTTCGTCATTGAACATATTAACGAAGAGTTCACCTCCGTCTGCCCCGTCACAGGCCACCCCGACTTCGGAACCATTATCCTCCGATACATCCCCGATAAAACCTGTGTCGAACTCAAATCTCTAAAGCTCTACTATCAGGATTTCAGAAACGAAGGCATCTACTACGAAGCCGTGACCAACAAAATTGCCAAAGACCTGAACGACGCTATGTCACCTGTCTGGCTCCAAGTCGAAACCCAGTGGAAAGGACGCGGCGGCATCCGCTCCAACATCACCGTCGAGTTCGGCAAGAAACCATAACTAAAAACCCATACTCCTCCTGAATGATCTCGGGAGGAGTTTTTATTTCACGCAATCCTCATCCCACACCTCCCCCTCATTGCCACACCCTCCCTCAGCCCCTCGGCATAATCTCACACAAGTGCAACACCGCACCAGCCGATAAAACACTAAGCCGCCCGCTCTGCCGGACGACTTGACCTAACGTCAACACCCGCTGCAGGGCTAATACAAACCATTTTGTGAACCAACTTACACAAAGTGACTCTTAAATCATGAGCATCTTAGTCGACAAAAATACACGCGTTATCTGTCAAGGCATTACCGGCTCCGCCGGCGCTTTCCACACCAAAGGCTGCCTCGAATACGGTACCAACATGGTGGGTGGTGTCACGCCCAATAAAGGCGGTACCAACGACGTTAATGGTCTGCCTATTTTCAATACCTGTCATGAAGCCGTACAAGCTACTGGCGCCAGCGCGACCATGATCTTTGTACCACCTGCCTTCGCTGCTGATGCGATCCTCGAAGCCGCAGACGCAGGCATCGAACTCGTCGTCTGTGTCACCGAAGGCATCCCTGTTTCCGACATGATGCGTGTTCGCCGCGTACTCGATCAACCTCGTTTCCGATCACTCCGCCTCATCGGCCCCAACTGTCCCGGTGTCATCACACCCGGTCAGTGCAAAATCGGCATTATGCCCGGTTACATCCACAAGGCCCCACAGGAAGCTGAAGCCAAACGCTCCGTCGGCATCATCTCACGCTCCGGCACGCTCACCTACGAAGCTGTCTGGCAAACCTCCAACCTCGGCATCGGTCAGACCACATGCGTCGGCATCGGCGGTGACCCCGTTCGCGGCATGAACTTCATCGACAGTCTCATCATGTTCAACGCCGACCCTGAAACCGACGGTATCGTCATGATTGGTGAAATCGGTGGCACGGACGAGGAGAAAGCTGCAGAGTTCATCAAGAACCACGTACACAAACCTGTTACCGCATTCATCGCTGGCCGCACAGCTCCTCCGGGCCGTCGCATGGGCCACGCTGGCGCGATTATCTCAGGTGGTGAAGGCACCGCAGATTCCAAGATCGCCGCACTCCGTGCTGCAGGCTGCTTCATTGCAGAATCCCCAGCCGACCTAGGCTCGACCATGCACGCAGCACTCGGCCTCTAATCAGCCGCTGCAAACAATCTAGAAAACACCAAAGACTGTAGACTTCCTGCAGTCTTTTCTTTGGCCCATTGTCAACCGCGCTTAATCAATTACACTCATCACTATGAGCGACCCGCAAATCAACGAAACAGAATTGGACAATCTGACCCAGCTCCTCGAACACACCGACGTTCCATGCCCCAAGTGCAATTACAACCTCCGCACCAACACCACTGGCCTATGCGCCGAGTGTGGCTCCCCCTTCACCTTTCAATCGCTCATCAATTCCCCTCGTGAAAAGCTGCTTCCATATTTGCTTACACTCATCACACTTGCGACCATCCTTCCCCAATCTCTTATCCTTTGGCAGCGTCTTGCCATCCGTCATGCCGTCCATTACGGCATCCAATGGTACAACGGCCAGTGGCAGCTCCCGCCATTCACAATTTTTCAAAGCCTCACCATGATCGCTTCTCACCTCTTCTGGTTCGGTATGCCCCTTTGGGTCACCTGCCTGCTCATCTTCCGACGCCGTTTCATCGCACTCCCAAAACCGATCCAATGGGTTATCGCCGCCACCGCCTTCGTTCTCGTTTTTCTTGCCTACCGTCGCTATCAATTTTGGTACTACAGCTTCAATTTTCACAACGGACAATGGCCACCCAACGATCTCTGGTATCTTACGCCTTAATCTTTCAGTTCACACTTCATCGATCCACGGGTATGATCACATCTAGTCATGTGTCAAAGCCTCCCCCTATTTTCCGAAACACCATCAGTTAATCGCATCACGCCCGATGATTGTATTGTCCTCAGCCTTCATCCAAACGCATGGCAGATGGTTCTTTCAGGACAAAAATCTTATGAATTTCGCCGTCGTTTCCGTCGACACCCAACACTTGCCTTCATCTACGTTACTGTTCCTGTAAAAGCAATCGCTGGTGCAATTCTGCTTGATAACTCAATAGAAGGCACAGCTAAGCAAATTGCAGATATTGCCGATGCCGCCATTCCCGGTAACTATCAGTCGGTCTACGACTATTTCATCACTAAAAACCACGGCCTCGCCATCCCAATTCGACATGTATGTCAAATCCGCACACCGCTCTCACTCGAATACCTTCGTCAGACCTATCAGTTTACCGCACCCCAATTCTATCTTACACTAAAAAACCGCATAGATTTGCTCAATGAACTGCTCCATGCGGCTAATATATCTATCAATAAACTAATGCTCGATTAGTTCATGTTTATCTTTCACACATACCGTGGCACAAGACAAACCTCCAGCATCTCAACCTCACCTGTACGGTCAAATATAGCTCGGCTTGTTTTTTTATCTAACTTTAAACTCTCAATCGATTCAATCGCACCATCCTTACGATTCACCAGTACATGCGGTTCCCCAGTTGTCGATTGCTTATACAAAATCGGCACCTGACAGAACGTATACCCCAGCGAATACGGCGGCAACGTCATCCGTTTTTCCTCACCATTCACATCTAAATATGTGATACGTTGATCTGCCCCAAAATACTCTTGTTCACGCAGTAAATGCGGCCTAAATACCACACAGCCATCCTCAACAAACAAACCCAATTCCTTATATCGTGTCAGTATTTCTTCTTTAACTTGACCTGTCATCCCCGGTTGTTGTGCGCCCCTTTCCCAAGGCGTATGCGAGTATGGGTCCGATGGAAATGCGCCATAGGATTCTGCCGTTTTATTAAAACCAAGTCCTTCGCGTATGTCGTAGTACGCTTCGCGCAGAGCATCAACAATCTCACTATCCACATCCATCTCATATGCTTCCACATATACTTCCTGCACCGCGAGTAGCAGCTTACTAACCATGTGCCAATAAATACTCCCTAGTCCCTCATATGCATACATCGTTCCTGATCGTCCAGTGAAACTGTGATGATTGAATTCCGTTTCGAATTGTTTAATCGTCTGTTCGTAGCATGCGTCAACAAGCTCATCATATTCCGCCACCTCACGCAGCTTATCCATCGCCATTTTCAAGCTCGTTGTATCTCGTAATTCAGCGCTATACCGCAGGTTTCCTTCTTCATCTCGTGCCACCAATCCCGTATCCCCATCAGATAAGCATTGTTTTAGTAGTTCATTGTTTTCAATCACCGTTTTATCAAGTCGATTTCGAAGCAAAT contains these protein-coding regions:
- the gatC gene encoding Asp-tRNA(Asn)/Glu-tRNA(Gln) amidotransferase subunit GatC; translated protein: MSEQKITEEDVRHVAKLSRLRLNDDEIHHFTEQLEAVLGYISKLNELDVEGVEPMAHAMDMSNVLREDIEVDGISTKDALKNAPASDDAYFEVPKVLGEGSGA
- the queF gene encoding preQ(1) synthase, which gives rise to MADTKILDFFDNPNGTDGSAHPFVIEHINEEFTSVCPVTGHPDFGTIILRYIPDKTCVELKSLKLYYQDFRNEGIYYEAVTNKIAKDLNDAMSPVWLQVETQWKGRGGIRSNITVEFGKKP
- the sucD gene encoding succinate--CoA ligase subunit alpha, whose translation is MSILVDKNTRVICQGITGSAGAFHTKGCLEYGTNMVGGVTPNKGGTNDVNGLPIFNTCHEAVQATGASATMIFVPPAFAADAILEAADAGIELVVCVTEGIPVSDMMRVRRVLDQPRFRSLRLIGPNCPGVITPGQCKIGIMPGYIHKAPQEAEAKRSVGIISRSGTLTYEAVWQTSNLGIGQTTCVGIGGDPVRGMNFIDSLIMFNADPETDGIVMIGEIGGTDEEKAAEFIKNHVHKPVTAFIAGRTAPPGRRMGHAGAIISGGEGTADSKIAALRAAGCFIAESPADLGSTMHAALGL